A stretch of Flexivirga aerilata DNA encodes these proteins:
- a CDS encoding response regulator, with protein MTIRVVLADDQEMVRMGFALILEAADGIEVVGQCGDGLAALEAIRQLRPDVALLDIRMPKLDGLAVTRQVSELTKVVIVTTFDHDEYVDTALEYGASGFLLKDSGPALLVAAIKAAASGDALISPELTVRLLQRTRAGGEVRNVPGVDDLTERELDVARLVARGRTNTEIAADLVIALGTVKSHLTSIQTRLGVRNRVEIAARMWESGQLQRHR; from the coding sequence ATGACGATTCGCGTCGTCCTGGCCGACGACCAGGAGATGGTGCGCATGGGCTTTGCGCTGATCCTCGAGGCGGCCGATGGCATCGAGGTGGTCGGGCAGTGCGGAGACGGCCTTGCGGCGCTGGAGGCAATCCGGCAACTGCGTCCGGACGTGGCTCTGCTCGACATACGGATGCCGAAGCTCGATGGTCTTGCCGTCACGCGGCAGGTCAGCGAGCTGACCAAGGTCGTCATCGTGACCACCTTCGATCATGACGAATATGTCGACACGGCACTGGAATACGGTGCTTCGGGCTTTCTGTTGAAGGATTCGGGCCCCGCGCTGCTGGTGGCAGCAATCAAGGCCGCGGCGAGCGGGGATGCGCTGATCAGTCCGGAGCTGACCGTCCGGCTGCTGCAGCGCACTCGCGCTGGTGGCGAGGTCCGCAACGTGCCCGGCGTCGACGATCTCACCGAGCGTGAGCTGGACGTCGCACGACTGGTCGCGCGCGGCCGGACCAATACCGAGATCGCCGCCGACCTGGTGATCGCGCTCGGCACCGTCAAGTCACATCTGACCAGCATCCAGACCCGGCTCGGCGTGCGGAACCGGGTGGAGATCGCGGCCCGCATGTGGGAGTCCGGTCAGTTGCAGAGACACCGATGA
- a CDS encoding amino acid permease produces MQPPSENGLGSGLKPRHVTMISIAGVIGAGLFVGSASAIKLAGPAVLIAYALAGTLVILVMRMLGEMATASPDTGSFSTYADRSLGRWAGFSIGWLYWWFWVLVIPVEATAGAAILTNWTGWPQWIFALLITALLMGSNLLSVGNYGEFEFWFALVKVIAIVAFIAIGLCAIFGVLPGSHTSGVGHLTSEGFMPFGLGGVIAAMLTTMFTFMGTEIVTIAAAESPDPVGGIRKAVNSVIWRISLFYLGSIFVVVALVSWKDPKLGSEGSYQVALDRMGLGGLSTVLDIVVLTAVASCLNSALYTASRMAFSLSRRGDAPKVWSSVTSRGVPAWAITMSTVVGFLGVIGNYLLPGKIFGYLLASSGAIALFVYLVIAGSQIVMRRQLQAQGVRPPVRMWAYPYLTYATMIFIVAVLVTMAVRDGQRLELWLSVALGAIVVAAGIVKHGLRERADTPPARVDARS; encoded by the coding sequence ATGCAACCTCCCAGTGAGAACGGCCTCGGCAGCGGCCTCAAACCCCGTCACGTCACGATGATCTCCATCGCCGGAGTCATCGGAGCAGGCCTCTTCGTCGGCTCCGCGAGCGCCATCAAGCTCGCCGGCCCCGCCGTGCTGATCGCCTACGCGCTCGCCGGCACCCTCGTCATCCTGGTCATGCGGATGCTCGGCGAGATGGCCACCGCCTCGCCCGACACCGGCTCGTTCTCGACCTACGCCGACCGGTCACTCGGCCGCTGGGCCGGCTTCTCGATCGGCTGGCTCTACTGGTGGTTCTGGGTGCTCGTCATCCCGGTGGAGGCGACCGCGGGCGCGGCGATCCTCACCAACTGGACCGGCTGGCCGCAGTGGATCTTCGCGCTGCTGATCACCGCCCTGCTGATGGGCAGCAACCTGCTCTCGGTCGGCAACTACGGCGAGTTCGAGTTCTGGTTCGCACTGGTCAAGGTGATCGCGATCGTCGCCTTCATCGCGATCGGTCTGTGCGCGATCTTCGGGGTGCTGCCCGGCTCGCACACCTCCGGAGTCGGGCACCTGACGTCGGAGGGCTTCATGCCCTTCGGTCTGGGCGGCGTCATCGCCGCGATGCTGACCACGATGTTCACCTTCATGGGCACCGAGATCGTGACGATCGCGGCCGCGGAGTCGCCCGACCCGGTCGGCGGCATCCGCAAGGCCGTCAACTCGGTGATCTGGCGCATCTCGCTGTTCTACCTGGGCTCGATCTTCGTTGTCGTTGCTCTGGTTTCGTGGAAGGACCCGAAGCTCGGCAGCGAAGGCTCCTACCAGGTCGCACTCGACCGGATGGGCCTCGGCGGCCTGTCGACGGTGCTCGACATCGTCGTGCTCACCGCCGTCGCGTCCTGCCTCAACTCCGCCCTCTACACCGCGTCCCGTATGGCGTTCTCGCTCTCCCGCCGGGGCGACGCGCCCAAGGTCTGGTCCTCGGTCACCTCACGCGGCGTCCCCGCCTGGGCGATCACGATGAGCACCGTCGTCGGCTTCCTCGGCGTCATCGGCAACTACCTGCTGCCCGGCAAGATCTTCGGCTACCTGCTGGCCAGCTCCGGCGCGATCGCGCTGTTCGTCTACCTGGTGATCGCCGGCTCGCAGATCGTGATGCGCCGGCAGTTGCAGGCGCAGGGTGTGCGGCCGCCGGTGCGCATGTGGGCCTACCCCTACCTCACCTACGCCACGATGATCTTCATCGTCGCCGTGCTGGTGACGATGGCGGTCCGCGACGGCCAGCGGCTCGAGCTGTGGCTGTCGGTCGCACTGGGCGCGATCGTGGTCGCGGCGGGCATCGTCAAGCACGGTCTGCGCGAGAGGGCGGACACCCCGCCGGCGCGGGTGGACGCGCGATCGTGA
- a CDS encoding sensor histidine kinase yields the protein MPWSLRVLVGAPLVLCALVDLIASPGVATLCGVVLAFAVGWLADRVARGAAVVPALAGVGAATAGLVLEVAAAQGGSWLLSIGWSLVVLAGCLASVARSRVAFVYVGIIAAAGILSPLGVPDLSVLLALGMATAMATAVGIGLQVRASRQHAEDVRREVMLRERTGMARELHDLVAHEVTGIVVLAQATQSVTDQPVVRQALARIEASGQQAMEQIRGMVQTLRTEPTAPLELRPTGHGTSGLRSLASDFTATTQTPVEVDLAEVALSAQVDAALQRVLAEALTNIRRHAGAATRVRVILTALSADEALLRISNDGSDVRGIGQGSGYGLAGLRERLAVVGGSLSAGRRDGEWVVEATVPIGGDTR from the coding sequence ATGCCCTGGTCGTTGCGTGTGCTTGTCGGTGCGCCGCTCGTGCTGTGCGCGTTGGTCGACCTGATCGCGAGTCCGGGTGTCGCTACGCTCTGCGGGGTCGTGCTGGCATTCGCCGTCGGCTGGCTTGCCGACCGGGTGGCGCGGGGTGCCGCGGTGGTGCCCGCATTGGCCGGCGTTGGCGCGGCCACTGCCGGCCTTGTGCTGGAAGTGGCCGCGGCCCAGGGCGGGTCCTGGTTGCTGTCGATCGGCTGGTCGCTGGTGGTGCTTGCCGGTTGTCTGGCATCGGTCGCGCGCAGCCGCGTCGCCTTCGTGTATGTCGGAATCATCGCCGCGGCAGGCATTCTCAGCCCGCTCGGTGTGCCGGACTTGAGCGTGTTGCTCGCCCTGGGTATGGCGACTGCGATGGCGACGGCTGTGGGCATTGGCCTACAGGTGCGCGCGTCGCGACAGCATGCGGAGGATGTGCGCCGTGAAGTGATGCTGCGCGAACGCACCGGTATGGCAAGGGAATTGCACGATCTCGTGGCGCACGAAGTGACCGGCATCGTGGTGTTGGCGCAGGCTACTCAATCGGTCACCGACCAACCAGTCGTGCGCCAGGCCCTGGCACGCATCGAGGCGTCCGGGCAGCAGGCGATGGAACAGATCCGGGGGATGGTGCAGACGTTGCGGACCGAGCCCACCGCGCCGCTGGAACTGCGTCCGACCGGCCACGGGACCTCCGGCCTGCGATCCCTCGCCTCGGATTTCACCGCGACGACACAGACACCGGTGGAGGTGGACCTTGCCGAAGTGGCTCTGTCCGCGCAGGTGGACGCCGCGCTGCAGCGAGTGCTCGCGGAGGCGTTGACCAACATTCGTCGGCACGCGGGCGCTGCTACGCGGGTGCGGGTGATCCTCACGGCGTTGTCAGCGGACGAGGCGCTGCTGCGAATCAGTAACGACGGCAGCGATGTTCGCGGGATCGGCCAGGGCAGCGGCTACGGCCTTGCCGGGTTGCGTGAGCGGCTGGCCGTCGTCGGTGGCTCGCTGTCCGCCGGACGACGCGACGGAGAATGGGTGGTCGAAGCGACGGTGCCGATCGGGGGTGACACGAGATGA
- a CDS encoding class I SAM-dependent methyltransferase — MTTEQSDPGDVAASYDAVAKDYAEAIRGELGGKPLDRALLAAVTEMCDGGRIADIGCGPGHVARHLADLGADVIGLDISPAMIEIARADNPGVPFEVESMTDLSEADGSLAGALLFYSIINLGEAERARAFAQVTRVLRPGGIALVAFHIRSEEFAPGQTNHVRTWFGHAVALEGHFLDPEEVIEEIADAGLDIVSVITRMPHPDTEFPSERAYVLAQKPVLEP, encoded by the coding sequence ATGACCACAGAACAGTCCGACCCAGGGGACGTCGCTGCGTCATACGACGCGGTGGCGAAGGACTACGCCGAGGCGATCCGCGGCGAGCTCGGCGGCAAACCGCTCGACCGGGCCTTGCTCGCCGCGGTCACCGAGATGTGCGACGGCGGCCGCATCGCCGACATCGGCTGCGGCCCGGGGCACGTCGCCCGGCACCTGGCCGATCTCGGCGCCGACGTGATCGGCCTGGACATCTCCCCGGCGATGATCGAGATTGCGCGCGCCGACAACCCCGGGGTGCCGTTCGAGGTCGAGTCGATGACCGATCTGTCCGAAGCCGACGGCAGCCTGGCCGGGGCCCTGCTGTTCTACTCGATCATCAACCTCGGCGAGGCCGAGCGGGCGCGCGCTTTCGCGCAGGTGACCCGGGTGCTGCGCCCGGGCGGAATCGCGTTGGTGGCGTTTCATATTCGCAGCGAGGAGTTTGCGCCGGGCCAGACCAATCACGTGCGCACCTGGTTCGGGCACGCCGTCGCCCTGGAGGGGCACTTCCTCGACCCGGAGGAGGTCATCGAGGAGATCGCCGACGCCGGCCTCGACATCGTGTCGGTGATCACCCGCATGCCGCACCCGGACACCGAGTTCCCGAGCGAGCGCGCCTACGTGCTCGCGCAGAAGCCGGTGCTCGAGCCCTGA
- a CDS encoding peroxiredoxin, translating into MPLRATDGSSITVSQLGAGRSIVYLYPMTGQPGHDLPTGWDDIPGARGCTPEACSFRDHLQELRDAGAERVFGLSSQTTDYQAEVAERLHLPFPLLSDPDFALGDALRLPTFSAEGHQRLYSRLTLVIRDGKVKHAFYPVFPPNTHAEQVVSWLRDNTAVGNGAWPRLK; encoded by the coding sequence GTGCCGCTGCGCGCCACCGATGGGTCGTCAATCACCGTGTCGCAGTTGGGCGCCGGACGGTCGATCGTCTACCTCTACCCGATGACCGGCCAGCCCGGGCACGATCTGCCGACCGGCTGGGACGACATCCCCGGCGCTCGTGGCTGCACGCCGGAAGCGTGCAGCTTCCGGGACCATCTGCAGGAGTTGCGGGACGCCGGAGCCGAGCGCGTCTTCGGGTTGTCGAGCCAGACCACCGACTACCAGGCCGAGGTCGCGGAACGCTTGCACCTGCCGTTCCCGCTGCTGTCCGACCCCGACTTCGCACTCGGTGACGCCCTCCGTCTGCCGACATTCAGCGCCGAGGGTCACCAGCGGCTCTATAGCCGGCTCACCCTCGTCATACGGGACGGGAAGGTGAAGCACGCGTTCTATCCGGTGTTCCCGCCGAACACGCACGCGGAGCAGGTGGTTTCGTGGCTGCGGGACAACACAGCTGTCGGCAACGGCGCGTGGCCCCGGCTCAAGTAG
- the uppS gene encoding polyprenyl diphosphate synthase: MLHLRGRYHRELPPAAARPRHVGLIMDGNRRWARMAGMASPSIGHRVGAEHLGDLLGWLQARDIDHASVYVLSANNIRKRTGEELDYLFTLIETVVPQKVRASGHWQLHIAGDLDLLPVASRAALDAAVAETVHRPGHLTLAIGYDPQQEIVDAVRRLLPCGNLSADDLPDAITAALPGGPIKDIDLVIRTSGERRISGFFPWQSGRAEIHFSDKMWPAFTEHDLDLALADYARRKEDP, from the coding sequence ATGCTCCATCTGCGAGGTCGCTACCACCGCGAGCTGCCCCCTGCCGCAGCACGACCACGTCACGTCGGTCTGATCATGGACGGCAACCGTCGCTGGGCGCGCATGGCCGGTATGGCGAGTCCGAGCATCGGCCATCGCGTGGGCGCCGAACACCTCGGAGACCTGCTCGGATGGCTGCAGGCACGCGACATCGACCACGCGAGTGTCTACGTGTTGTCCGCGAACAACATCCGCAAACGAACAGGTGAGGAGCTCGACTACCTCTTCACCTTGATCGAAACCGTGGTGCCGCAGAAGGTTCGCGCATCCGGCCATTGGCAACTGCACATCGCCGGCGACCTCGACCTACTTCCCGTGGCGTCCCGGGCCGCGCTCGACGCGGCTGTCGCCGAGACGGTGCATCGCCCTGGGCACCTCACGCTCGCCATCGGTTACGACCCGCAGCAGGAGATCGTCGACGCGGTACGCCGACTGCTCCCCTGCGGGAACCTCTCAGCCGATGACCTGCCCGACGCAATCACCGCGGCGCTGCCAGGCGGTCCGATCAAGGACATCGACCTGGTGATCCGCACCAGCGGCGAGCGGCGCATCTCGGGCTTTTTCCCGTGGCAGAGCGGACGTGCCGAGATCCATTTCAGCGACAAGATGTGGCCCGCGTTCACCGAGCACGACCTCGATCTGGCGCTCGCCGACTACGCCCGGCGGAAGGAAGACCCATGA
- a CDS encoding ABC transporter ATP-binding protein translates to MNSTNTVLIAHGIGHAYGGQPVLHGVDCVIPEAASVALMGPSGSGKTTLLHILAGILRPDAGTVTFHPRGRRRGAVDVSQLGSEARAALRRSDFGLVFQSGQLLGELTAVENIALPLLLSGVSYAEASRRAHDLLEPLGLPGLGDRRPGELSGGQQQRVAIARAVVTRPDVLLADEPTGALDRRTGHEVMDLLHRTRRELGSSLVLVTHDPEMAARCDVVLRLTDGRITDVHAGAMA, encoded by the coding sequence ATGAATTCAACGAACACTGTGCTCATTGCGCACGGGATCGGTCACGCCTACGGCGGCCAGCCCGTGCTCCACGGCGTCGACTGCGTCATCCCGGAAGCGGCCTCGGTCGCCCTGATGGGTCCGTCCGGGTCGGGGAAGACGACCTTGCTGCACATCCTGGCCGGGATTTTGCGGCCTGATGCGGGGACCGTGACCTTCCACCCGCGCGGTCGCCGACGCGGCGCGGTCGACGTGTCCCAGCTCGGCTCCGAAGCGCGGGCCGCGTTGCGCCGCAGCGACTTCGGGCTGGTCTTCCAGTCCGGACAACTGCTGGGCGAGCTGACCGCCGTCGAGAACATCGCGCTGCCGCTGCTCCTCTCGGGTGTGTCGTATGCCGAGGCGAGTCGCCGCGCGCACGACCTCTTGGAGCCACTGGGACTGCCGGGGCTCGGCGACCGCCGCCCGGGCGAGCTGTCCGGCGGTCAGCAACAGCGGGTCGCGATTGCCCGTGCCGTGGTCACCCGCCCGGACGTGTTGCTCGCTGACGAACCGACCGGCGCCCTCGACCGGCGGACCGGCCACGAGGTGATGGACCTGCTGCACCGCACCCGGCGCGAGCTCGGCTCGTCGCTGGTGCTGGTCACCCACGACCCGGAGATGGCGGCCCGCTGCGATGTGGTGCTGCGCCTCACCGACGGACGGATCACCGACGTGCACGCAGGGGCGATGGCATGA
- a CDS encoding NUDIX hydrolase, with protein sequence MTAAHRAGDQRLVAETPEAPWLPPGSTAEVWAGADCDTPDPSIIVRLLITRLGDETEFFCVPTPKGPDLPTRFLGPGAERSSADDGLRHLQQETVDDAESSTRCVGFVRNVVPHPDGDYPHPTPDAYVPVFAAERAHPVVPGEWFTLDSAPTALHGRHWWPIVRRYLEAAGAGH encoded by the coding sequence ATGACCGCCGCACACCGCGCCGGCGACCAGCGGCTCGTCGCCGAGACCCCGGAAGCGCCCTGGTTGCCTCCGGGCAGCACGGCGGAAGTCTGGGCCGGGGCCGACTGCGACACACCCGACCCGAGCATCATCGTGCGCCTGCTGATCACCCGCCTCGGGGACGAGACCGAATTCTTCTGTGTGCCGACGCCGAAGGGTCCGGACCTGCCGACTCGGTTCCTCGGGCCTGGTGCCGAGCGCAGCTCCGCCGATGACGGCCTTCGGCACCTCCAGCAGGAGACGGTCGATGACGCCGAAAGCTCCACCCGTTGCGTGGGATTCGTGCGCAACGTCGTGCCACATCCCGATGGCGATTACCCGCACCCGACCCCGGACGCCTACGTGCCGGTCTTCGCGGCCGAGCGAGCACACCCGGTCGTCCCGGGCGAATGGTTCACGCTCGACTCGGCGCCCACCGCCCTGCACGGTCGCCATTGGTGGCCCATCGTGCGCCGCTATCTCGAGGCAGCGGGCGCCGGCCACTGA
- a CDS encoding CrcB family protein has translation MILVLTFLAGALGAVARFVADAELRRRVLPDGPWATVLINVSGSLVLGGLAAWAHRSASGESALAILGTGFCGGYTTFSTASYETMRLIEQRRYTVAVLSGAGGLVLAVAASLLGWAAIAAS, from the coding sequence GTGATCCTCGTGCTCACCTTCCTCGCCGGGGCGCTCGGCGCCGTCGCCCGGTTCGTCGCCGACGCCGAGTTACGCCGGCGCGTGCTCCCGGACGGGCCGTGGGCGACGGTGCTGATCAACGTCTCGGGGTCGCTCGTCCTCGGCGGACTGGCCGCCTGGGCCCACCGCTCGGCATCCGGGGAGTCCGCGCTCGCCATACTCGGCACCGGATTCTGCGGCGGCTACACGACTTTCAGCACCGCGAGCTACGAGACGATGCGGCTGATCGAGCAGCGCCGCTACACCGTGGCCGTCCTGAGTGGTGCCGGTGGCCTGGTCCTGGCGGTCGCCGCGAGCCTCCTCGGCTGGGCAGCCATAGCCGCCTCCTGA
- a CDS encoding FtsX-like permease family protein — translation MNISAVLQLARRLRRGGGPADRRTWWLSAATVGLAVTVALLTLGVNLALANRGDRTAWLRPAAASNPVATQVTSTTYLDEKPVTVIRLASDRPQAALPAPPGMNAFPRAGTTWVSPALADRLADLRAKAQPFGKVSGRIGTEGLTGPDQLVAVVGTTTGDPTLHGAGWSLVSYPGDFSAPTPIAGFTGTPAGGGSTIAQYVALGKVATVLLLVPVLTLVGAAARLGAGRRTQRLATLRLAGASRRQLAGLIVLEAGAPALAGGLAGIVASWSTLPLLAQVSVDGSRLEVGQLWPGVPGTVLVLLGALVFTAASALLPLGRILRNPLAITAEHTARFPIWWRILAAVAAFGAFFVVTRDKGADLAAVIVVFAVVFAVFGAIGPVVLRLWGAWQVHRGHRTGNAAAMIAGRRLQADPRSGWRAISGLVLACFVAGFLALFAPAGNQVVYGAADRLDIAVTQSQTAPALTTARAALRDAGVEPRVSAGDGSGATIFASTGDGETRSVMVQLPHDPVAQQRARAAIQRAFPATPMATGADVTARDAFYGKDFRRSSLVVLGLSFLMAAASTGIVAAAAVLDRRRTYRRLWQAGVPLRVLDRARVAESVGPAVLCAAMGMAAGAFVALPITKGEGALAGGGLLQLAATATAGVAGLCVALRGSRGLLHKTASA, via the coding sequence ATGAACATCTCTGCTGTGCTCCAGCTCGCGCGACGGCTGCGCCGCGGTGGCGGGCCCGCCGACCGTCGCACCTGGTGGTTGTCTGCGGCGACCGTCGGCCTTGCTGTCACCGTCGCGCTGTTGACGCTGGGCGTCAACCTCGCGCTCGCGAACCGGGGCGATCGCACGGCGTGGCTGCGTCCGGCTGCCGCGTCGAATCCGGTTGCGACGCAGGTCACTTCGACGACATACCTCGACGAGAAGCCGGTGACCGTCATACGGCTCGCGAGCGACCGACCGCAGGCCGCGCTGCCCGCGCCGCCCGGGATGAACGCCTTCCCACGGGCCGGCACGACGTGGGTGTCGCCGGCGCTGGCCGATCGGCTGGCTGATCTCCGGGCGAAGGCGCAGCCCTTCGGGAAGGTCTCCGGGCGGATCGGCACCGAAGGGCTCACCGGTCCGGATCAACTGGTGGCCGTCGTCGGCACGACGACGGGCGACCCGACACTGCACGGTGCCGGCTGGAGCCTGGTCAGCTACCCCGGCGACTTCAGCGCGCCCACGCCCATCGCCGGCTTCACCGGCACGCCGGCCGGTGGCGGCAGCACGATCGCGCAGTACGTCGCGCTCGGCAAGGTCGCGACGGTGCTGCTCCTGGTGCCGGTGCTGACCCTGGTGGGTGCCGCCGCGCGCTTGGGTGCTGGGCGTCGGACCCAGCGGCTGGCGACGTTGCGGCTCGCCGGCGCCTCCCGTCGGCAGCTTGCCGGGCTGATCGTCCTGGAGGCGGGCGCGCCCGCACTCGCGGGTGGTCTCGCCGGGATCGTCGCATCGTGGTCCACGCTGCCGCTGCTCGCGCAGGTGTCGGTCGACGGTTCGCGACTCGAGGTCGGGCAGCTGTGGCCGGGGGTCCCCGGCACCGTCCTAGTGCTGCTTGGTGCCTTGGTCTTCACCGCTGCCAGTGCGCTGCTGCCGCTGGGCCGCATCCTGCGCAACCCGCTTGCGATCACCGCCGAGCACACCGCCCGGTTCCCGATCTGGTGGCGGATCCTCGCCGCGGTCGCCGCCTTCGGCGCATTCTTCGTGGTCACGCGGGACAAGGGCGCGGACCTCGCCGCCGTGATCGTCGTGTTTGCCGTCGTTTTCGCGGTGTTCGGCGCGATCGGTCCAGTGGTGCTGCGGCTGTGGGGAGCGTGGCAGGTGCACCGCGGACACCGCACCGGCAACGCCGCGGCCATGATCGCCGGCCGCCGGCTCCAGGCCGACCCGCGCAGCGGGTGGCGGGCCATCTCCGGTCTGGTGCTGGCCTGCTTCGTGGCCGGCTTCCTCGCGCTCTTCGCGCCGGCCGGCAACCAGGTGGTCTACGGCGCAGCCGACCGGTTGGACATCGCGGTCACCCAGTCGCAGACCGCTCCCGCGCTGACCACGGCACGGGCGGCGCTGCGGGACGCGGGTGTCGAGCCGCGGGTGAGTGCCGGGGATGGCTCCGGCGCAACGATTTTCGCTAGCACCGGTGACGGCGAGACGCGCTCGGTCATGGTGCAGCTGCCGCACGATCCGGTCGCCCAGCAGCGCGCGCGTGCCGCCATACAGCGGGCGTTCCCGGCGACACCGATGGCGACCGGCGCAGACGTCACTGCTCGGGATGCGTTCTACGGCAAGGATTTCCGCCGATCGAGTCTGGTCGTCCTCGGCCTGTCGTTCCTGATGGCGGCCGCCTCGACCGGCATCGTCGCGGCGGCGGCAGTGCTCGACCGACGGCGCACCTACCGCCGACTCTGGCAAGCGGGCGTCCCGCTGCGGGTCCTCGACCGGGCCCGGGTCGCCGAGAGCGTCGGACCCGCGGTGCTGTGCGCCGCGATGGGTATGGCGGCTGGCGCGTTCGTCGCGTTGCCGATCACCAAGGGCGAGGGTGCACTCGCCGGCGGCGGACTGCTGCAGCTCGCAGCCACTGCGACGGCCGGCGTCGCGGGGCTGTGCGTCGCGTTGCGCGGTAGCCGAGGGCTGCTGCACAAGACGGCCTCCGCCTGA
- a CDS encoding crotonase/enoyl-CoA hydratase family protein has translation MSFETIDCQVSDGICTITLNRPDQLNAFTVQMANELVEAFTRVNSDDDARAVVVTGAGRAFCAGMDLSVEGNVFGLGTDPEPTMADMQERLDDPRIVEKVRDTGGRVSLAIYACTKPVIAAINGPAVGIGATMTLPMDIRLASDKARIGFVFGRIGIVPEACSSWFLPRIVGISRALEWTYSADILTAQEAYDGGLVRSVYAPDELLSAAYELAHRFVDGHSPVGVALTRQMMWRNSAQPHPVEAHRVDSLAMYYTSFGDGVEGVAAFNEKRPADFTAKVSTDMPPFYPWQD, from the coding sequence ATGAGCTTCGAGACGATCGACTGCCAGGTCAGCGACGGCATCTGCACGATCACCCTCAACCGGCCCGACCAGCTCAACGCGTTCACCGTGCAGATGGCGAACGAACTGGTCGAGGCGTTCACCCGGGTCAACTCCGACGACGACGCGCGAGCGGTCGTGGTCACCGGCGCCGGGCGGGCGTTCTGCGCCGGCATGGACCTGTCGGTCGAGGGCAATGTCTTCGGCCTCGGCACCGACCCCGAGCCGACGATGGCGGACATGCAGGAGCGGCTCGACGACCCGCGCATCGTGGAGAAGGTGCGCGACACCGGTGGCCGGGTCAGCCTGGCGATTTACGCCTGCACCAAGCCGGTCATCGCCGCGATCAACGGGCCGGCCGTCGGCATCGGCGCGACGATGACCCTGCCGATGGACATCCGGCTGGCATCCGACAAGGCCCGCATCGGCTTCGTCTTCGGCCGCATCGGCATCGTGCCGGAAGCCTGCTCGTCGTGGTTCCTGCCGCGCATCGTCGGCATCTCGCGCGCGCTGGAGTGGACCTACAGCGCCGACATCCTCACCGCACAGGAGGCGTATGACGGGGGTCTCGTCCGATCCGTCTACGCACCCGACGAGTTGCTCTCTGCGGCATACGAATTGGCGCACCGCTTCGTCGACGGCCACTCCCCCGTCGGCGTCGCCCTCACGCGCCAGATGATGTGGCGCAACAGCGCCCAGCCGCACCCGGTCGAGGCCCACCGCGTCGACTCGCTGGCGATGTACTACACCAGCTTCGGCGACGGTGTCGAAGGCGTGGCGGCATTCAACGAAAAGCGGCCCGCGGACTTCACCGCCAAGGTCTCCACCGACATGCCGCCGTTCTATCCGTGGCAGGACTGA
- a CDS encoding fluoride efflux transporter FluC, with translation MSTESARPPHLRATALALVLVGGFCGTAARDLVQNAFPHSASGVPWATFGINLAGAFVLGVLLEGLARSGEDDGRRRRIRLLAGTGFCGAFTTYSALATDTVQLWEVGHRTTAGIAYAAGTVLAGLVCTWLGLMVASRTARGGAR, from the coding sequence ATGAGCACCGAGTCCGCGCGACCGCCGCACCTGCGGGCCACGGCACTCGCGCTGGTGCTCGTCGGCGGTTTCTGCGGCACGGCCGCACGGGACCTGGTGCAGAACGCGTTCCCGCACAGCGCATCCGGCGTGCCGTGGGCGACGTTCGGCATCAACCTCGCCGGCGCGTTCGTCCTCGGCGTGCTGCTGGAGGGCCTGGCACGATCCGGCGAGGACGACGGACGCCGCCGACGGATCCGGTTGCTCGCCGGCACCGGCTTCTGTGGCGCGTTCACCACCTACAGCGCGCTGGCGACCGACACCGTGCAGCTGTGGGAGGTCGGGCACCGCACCACCGCCGGCATCGCGTATGCCGCAGGCACCGTCCTCGCCGGCCTCGTCTGCACCTGGCTCGGCCTCATGGTGGCCTCCCGCACCGCCCGCGGAGGCGCACGGTGA